From the genome of Nitrosomonas sp. Is79A3:
GCCGACAAGGTAGACAATTTTCATGTCTCGCGGCAAATCCTGCTGCAACGCAGACCAGCTTTGGCTGAATGCGTAGCACCAGCTACACATGGGGTCATGGATATAAAAAAGCCGAGGAATGGATTTCAATGCTTAAATGAATGTTCAAAGGGTAGTATTATCAGTAATCTTATCGCTAATAAGCGATTAATCCTAACCATTTGGCCCAGATTGATATAAATTTCTATTGCTATTGCTATTGCTATTGCTATTGCTATAAAAAAACTAGGAGTATTTCTATCTCGTGAGAACCCAAATGCATTATCGTAAGCCCCTGCTTGCATCTTTTAGTTTGCAACCGATGAGTACAATGGGGAATGCCGTGCGGATGTCTCTTGCGAAAGGCATATTGATCTGTTTGCTGCTTCTGCTCGGCAGTTGCAGTATGTTGCGCCTCGGTTACGATCAAGGACCACAGCTCGTCTGGTGGTGGCTCGATGGTTACGTGAACTTTAGCAGCGAACAGACGCCACACGCTAAGGAGGCGATCCGCCGGTGGTTTGATTGGCACCGCAAAACGCAGCTCCCCGAATACGCGGCTTTGCTAGCCGGGCTGCGCAACCAGCTCAATGATTCCGTGACACCGGCACAGGTTTGCGGTTGGTCTGAAGAACTGAGAAACACCGTGGCGCCAGCGTTCGACCATATGTTGCAGCTCGGTGCACCGTTGGTGCCGGGTTTGGGCGAGGCACAATGGCAACACATGGAGAAACACTACAGCAAGGGTAACGAAGAACTGCGGCGCGACCACCTGCAACCGAATATCGAAGAGCGACTGGAAGCATCGGCCAAACGCACCATCAAACGCATCGAGAATCTCTACGGCAGCATTGACGAGGCGCAACGGCGCTTGGTCGTTGCCAACATTGAAGCATCACCTTTCGACCCCGAAGCCTGGCTGATCGAACGCCAACGCCGGCAACACGAAACGCTGCTGACACTGCGCCGCCTGGCTGCTGAGCCGGTCGAAACCGAGCAAATCGTCGCAGCACTGCGCGTATTGATCGAGCGCGTCGAGCGCTCTGCTGATGCCGATTACCGCGC
Proteins encoded in this window:
- a CDS encoding DUF6279 family lipoprotein, with product MHYRKPLLASFSLQPMSTMGNAVRMSLAKGILICLLLLLGSCSMLRLGYDQGPQLVWWWLDGYVNFSSEQTPHAKEAIRRWFDWHRKTQLPEYAALLAGLRNQLNDSVTPAQVCGWSEELRNTVAPAFDHMLQLGAPLVPGLGEAQWQHMEKHYSKGNEELRRDHLQPNIEERLEASAKRTIKRIENLYGSIDEAQRRLVVANIEASPFDPEAWLIERQRRQHETLLTLRRLAAEPVETEQIVAALRVLIERVERSADADYRAYQVKLTEYNCAFIAQLHNSTNATQRRHAHDKLKGWEGDFRALASQHTR